Proteins from one Porites lutea chromosome 3, jaPorLute2.1, whole genome shotgun sequence genomic window:
- the LOC140932486 gene encoding uncharacterized protein → MIGCKTKGPVSQHFHLVFVGHKRTHRILLLILLFVTREGLMPQLYKRYVDDTLARMPSVDVAAEFLSTLNGLHPSLTFTMELPVDNKIPFIGIEIVMNGTKLETQVYRKPTNTGLLLHFQSHTDKRYKDSLLQTMIHRAYSLSSTTEAFNAECAKLRSIFSRLDYPMSVIDSAIKKFLFLNSSANKAERNNDDSSIVRISLPFKDQVAANAVPKQLRDLSHKIGPTLQPVFVSKKLGQDLRPKEIKLSIVNKQCVVYNFSCDLCDADYVGYTARHLHQRIAEHKNSAIGRHFLEAHGNNNLLRESQFTILRKCQSKFDCLVFEMLFIKKLKPNLNIQTDSIRAKLFV, encoded by the exons ATGATTGGATGTAAAACGAAAGGTcctgtctcacagcactttcacttgGTTTTTGTGGgacataaaagaacccacaGA attttattgttaattttattatttgttacaCGCGAGGGCTTGATGCCCCAGTTGTACAAGAGGTACGTCGATGATACTCTGGCTAGAATGCCTAGCGTTGATGTTGCTGCTGAGTTTCTTAGTACCCTGAATGGCCTACACCCCAGTCTAACATTTACGATGGAGCTTCCTGTGGATAACAAGATCCCTTTTATTGGCATTGAAATCGTCATGAACGGAACTAAACTTGAAACTcaagtttacagaaaaccaacaAACACCGGATTGCTCCTACATTTCCAAAGTCACACGGATAAACGCTATAAAGACTCTTTATTACAGACAATGATACATCGTGCCTATTCCTTGTCGTCTACAACAGAGGCTTTCAATGCAGAATGTGCCAAGTTGCGCTCTATATTTAGTCGCCTTGACTATCCAATGAGTGTTATTGATTCTGCtatcaaaaagtttctttttctaaattcctCAGCGAACAAAGCAGAAAGAAACAATGATGATAGTAGCATAGTAAGAATTAGTCTTCCTTTTAAAGATCAAGTGGCCGCTAATGCGGTTCCTAAGCAGTTACGCGATCTTAGCCATAAGATTGGCCCCACTTTGCAACCAGTTTTCGTGAGCAAGAAATTGGGGCAAGACCTCAGACCCAAAGAAATCAAGCTGTCAATTGTTAATAAGCAGtgtgttgtttacaatttttcatgtgatctgtgcgatgcagattatgtcgggtacacagcccgacaccttcatcaacgcattgctgagcacaaaaattcggcaatcggtagacatttcttagaagctcacggtaacaacaaccttttgagagaaagccaattcacgattttaagaaagtgccagagcaaatttgattgtttagtatttgaaatgctcttcatcaagaaacttaagcccaatttaaatattcagacggactccatacgtgcgaaactctttgtttaa